The nucleotide sequence CGCGCGCGAGCCGCGCGCCTTGCTCGCCACTGTCGCGCAACGCGTGCTGTTCAACCATTACCGTCGCCAGAAGCTGGAACAGGCCTACCTGGACGTGCTGGCGCTACTGCCGCCCCTGCACACACCGTCGCCGGAAGATCGGGCAATGCTGCTGGCCACCGTGTTTGAACTCGACTGCATGCTCGACGGCTTGCCGCCCCCCGTGAAACGGGCTTTCTTGCTACGCCAGCTCGACGAGCTGCCGCAGGAAGACATCGCGCGCCAACTCGGCATCTCGCTGGCCACAGTGAAACGCCATCTGCAGCGGGCCGGCAGCGCCACCCAGGCGTGGCAGCAGTTGCAAACGCAGCACGAGCATCTGCCGCCCGCCATGCACGCGACCCTGCTGCGCGCCTGCGTGCAAGCGAATGCGCCGCGCCGCCATGCCGTCAAGACCCTGGCCCTGCTGCTGACCTGCGGCGCCTCGCTGTATGCGTTCGAACGCCGCAGCCCCTGGCGCGACTGGACAGCCGATTACCGCACGGGCGTCAACCAGCACCGCGTTGTAACCCTCGATGATGGCACGCAGCTCACGCTCAACACCAGCAGCGCCGTGAATGTCGATTACAGCGGCGCGCAGCGCCGTATTGAACTGCTGGCCGGTGAAATTTTCATCGCCACCGGCAAAGATGCAGTACAACGCCCCTTCTTCGTCGACACGCGGCATGGCAGCCTGCAGGCGCTGGGCACGCGTTTCACCGTGCGCCTGCACCAGCAATACGCCAGCGCCGGCGTGCTCGAAGGCGCCGTCGCCGTGCTGGCCGGCGATGGCGCACAGCGCCTGGTGCTACATCCAGGCGAAGGCGCCCATTTCGACGGCACGAGCTGCCACCGCCAGGCGCTGGCACCGTATGGCGGCGCATGGCTGAACGGCATGCTGGTGGCGCGCGACATGCGCCTGGCCGATTTCCTCGCCGAGCTGTCGCGCTACAGCGACCATCCACTGGGTTGTACGCCCGCCGTCGCCAACCTGCGCGTGTCCGGTTCCTACCCACTGGCCGATGTGGGCGCCATCCTCGACGCCGTCAGCGCCAGCCTGCAACTGCGGCGCAATACGGTCACGCGCTTCTGGGGCAATCAGGTGGTGCGCATCGAATTGGCGGCCCACTGAAGAATATTTTCAGCAAAGTGAGCTGTTTCGCCGTGCTCGCGTGACTTGGTAGATAGGCAGTCTCCATCTTGCGCATCCACGAAAGGTTTTATTCCATGTACCACGCTTCGCGTTCCCTCCTTACCCGCACCGTCCTGGCCTGCGCCCTGTCGCAGATCGGCATGGCCCTGGCCCTGCCGGCGCCAGCCCTGGCACAAAGCCAGCAAGTACGCGTCTATGGCATCCCCGCCGGCCCGCTCGGTGACGTGCTGACGCGCTTCGGCAGCGACAGCGCCATTTTATTGTCGTTCTCCAGCGAGGCTACGCAAGGCTTGCGCAGCGCCGGCCTGCAAGGCAGCTATGACGTACAAGACGGTTTCCGCGTGCTGCTGGCCGGCAGCGGCCTGCAAGCCGTGCCGCAATCGAATGGCGGCTACCTGCTGCAAAAGATCCCCGCCAGCGCCAGCGCACCCACGGCGGACAGCCGTGGCGTGACCGTCATGAGCGGCGTCACCGTGGTGGCGGCGGCCGAGCGCAGCGCCGCCACCAGCGGCACGGGCAACTACACGGGCGGCCCCGCCAGCGGAGCCACGGGCCTGGCCTTGACGCAGCGTGAAACGCCGCAATCGCTGACCATCGTCACGCGCCAGCAGATGGAAGACCAGAACAGCAATGCCGTTTCCGACGTCATGAAAAACGTCAATGGCGTGAGCGTGCAAAACTATGACAGTGACCGCTGGAGTTTCCAGGCCCGCGGCTTTTCTGTTACCAATTTCCAGTACGATGGCGTGTCGGCCATCTATGACGGCGTCTACGACTGGGGCACGACGAATAGCGACATGGCCATCTATGACCGCATCGAAGTGCTGAAGGGCGCTACGGGGCTGATGAGCGGCTCGGGCGACCCATCGGCCACCGTCAACATGGTGCGCAAGCGCCCCACCGCCCACTTCGAGGGCTCGGCCACCCTGGGCGCCGGCTCGTGGGACAACTACCGCGGCGAAGCCGATATCTCCGGCCCCCTGAATGACAGCCGCACGCTGCGCGGCCGCCTGGTGGGCGCCTACCAGGACAAGCACTCCTACCTGGACCGCTACACGCAGCAGAAATCCGTCGCCTACGGCATCATCGAGGCGGACCTGACACCAGTCACCTTGCTGACGGCCGGCTTCACGCACCAGGATTACAAGCCACGCGGCTCCACCTGGACGGGCTTCCCCTTGCTGCTTTCCGATGGTTCGCGCACCGATTTCCCCACCGCGTGGAACCCGGCTACGGACTGGAGCCGCCGCGACATGCAGAACACCACTCTGTTCACGTCGCTGGAACATAGCTTCGCCAACGAGTGGAAAATGAAATTGAGCGCCAACCAGTTGCGCAGCAAGCATGACAGCGTTCTCGGGTCGGCCAGCGGCGGCAACCCACGCCCCGACACAGGCGAAGGTAGCTATTTCTTCATGGGAAAATACAAGGGCGACCGCCGCCAGAGCACAGTCAACGTCGACGCCAGCGGCCCGTTTACCCTGTTCGGTCGCCAGCATGAAGCGATGATCGGCTATTCCACCTCGACGGCCAAGCAGGATGGCCCCGTCTACGAATCGATCTATCCACCCCTCGATGGCAGCTATTTCCACTGGCGCGGGCAGTATGCGGAACCGGCCTTCAAGCGCCTGGGTAACGACAACGACCGCACGCGCCAGAGCGGCCTGTATGGCGCCGCGCGCCTGCATCCCGTCGATGCGCTGTCCGTCATCGTCGGCGCGCGCGTCAGCAACTACAAGCAGGAACAGGACCGCACTTTCTTCGACGCCGGCACCGCACGCATCACCTCGCGCATCGAAGAAAATAACGTCATCACGCCGTATGCGGGCGTCGTGTATGACCTCGACAAGACATACTCCGTGTTCGGCAGCTACACGAGCATCTTCGCACCGCAGAGCAATCGCGACATCAACCGGCGGTTTCTATCGCCCGTGCGCGGCAAGGGGTTTGAAGCGGGTGTGAAAGCGGAGTACCTCGACGGCAAGGTCAATGCCAGCGCGTCCCTGTTCCAGATCCGTCAAAGCAACGTGGCCAGCTCTGTGGGCGAAGTCAACGGCGAAGAAGCGTATAAAGCCATCGACGGCGTCACCAGCCGCGGCGTGGAAATGGAGGTGACGGGCGAAGTGGCCAAGGATGTGAAGCTGAGCGCCGGCTATACCTACACCCACGTGCGCGACGCGGATGGCAAGGACGTGTTTTCCACCATGCTGCAAACCACGCAGCCTGCCCACCTGCTGCGCGTGCAAGGCACGTGGCGCCTGCCGGCCAGCCTGGACAAGCTGACCGTCGGTGGCGGCATCAACTGGCAAAGCAGCTACTACGGCAATATCTGGAATCCCGCCATCGAGGATTATTCACGCATCAAGCAGGGCAGCTACGCGCTGGTCAACTTGATGGCGCGCTACGAGATCAGCAAGAACGTCACGGCCAGCGTCAACGTGAACAACCTGCTGGACAAGAAGTACTTCACGGGACTGGGCCTGTTCCAGACGGGCTTCTACGGCGAACCGCGCAATGTGATGTTCACCGTGCGCACGAAGTTCTAACGCGAAGTTCTCACTAAGCACCGTACAGCGCCAGCGCCCAGGCTGGCGGGCGCAATTCCAGCGCCAACGGCAGGTAAGCGGGATCGAAGCGCGCCGCCAGCAGGTACACATTGGCGGCGCCCTTCGGCTCCCAATTCCCCGTAAAGCCCTTTTCACCGGCCGCCACGCGCTTGCGGTCGAAGGGCACAGCGCTCTTCGCGAATTCCTCGTGCGTCTTTCTGCCCTGCGCATACGGCGCCAGCCAGGCCAGCGCCTCGGCCAGGCGCCGCGCTTCCGGCGCGTCATACCAGTCATCGCCATGCGCCTGCGCCATCAGGGCTGTCGTCAGCAGCGGCTCCAGGCTGTAGGTGGTGTAATGCAGGGCGTCGCGCTGCTCGAAGTCGAAGGGCACGCCGCCTGCGCCGATATTGCGCGGCACGTGCGCCAGGAAGCGCTCCTTCGCGCGCGCAATCAGCAAGGCCTCGCCCGTGACATACGCGGCGGCCGTGCCGATCTTGATGCGGTGGCTATGCCAGTTGTTGCGCGCCGTGGACGGACCGCCCACCTTGATGGGATCACTCAGATACCCCTGCGCCAGGGTGCGGCAGAACACGTGCACCTGCTCGCGCTCGACGCCGCTCAAACGCTCCTGTACCAGGTCAAAGCCCATCAACAGGCTGGCCAGCTCCGTCTCATCGACAGGGCTGAACGATGGCTGATAAGAACCGCTCCAGGTCAGCAACAGCTGGCGCGCTGCCTCGAAATGCGCCATCTCGCCCGACAGTCTCCAGGCCAGCGCCTGCAAGCGTGCCTGACGCCAGTCTTCCTGCGCCTGCTGGCTGGTCTCGCGCCCGCCCTCGCCCTTCAGCAAGCCGCCCGTGCGCACTTCGGCCATCAGGTGCACGGGCCGTGCTGCATCCTTGCGCGCCGCCTTGAGCACCTGTTCGGCAACGGCCGGCGCCACCCGCGCCTTGAGCGTGCGGGTGCGCGCCGCGGACATCAGCGCAAACGGCGGCGCGCTATCACGCGGGTGCGGCGCGGCGCGCAAGCCGGCCAGGGGCAGCGCCAGCAGGCCGCCCAGCAAGGTGCGCCGGCGCCTAAAGTGCGCGCTCAAAACCGCGTTTCCCGCGCCGCGCGCAAGAAGTTATCGAGGATGGGCGTGCAGTCGAGCAACTCGACGCCGCCCGCCGAATGAAATTCCGGGTGCCACTGCAAGCCCATGACGAAGCGCGCCCGCTGGTAGCGGATGGCTTCGACGATATTGTCCCCTTGAGAATACGCTTCCACGGTGATATCGCGCCCCAGGTCCTTGACCGACTGGTGGTGAATGGAATTGACGAGCGCCTCGCCCGTCTTCGGGAACAGGCCCGCCAGGGACGAGCCTTTCGGGAAGACGATGGTGTGGCGGTGGCGGTCATACAGGTCGTTGACGTGGGAGGTCGCGCCATCCACGTCCGAGGCGATATCCTGGTACAGGGTGCCGCCAAAGCCCACATTGATGAGTTGGCAGCCGCGGCATATGCCCAGCACGGGCTTGCCGGCATCGACGAATTCGTGCAGCAGTTCCAGTTCGTACAGGTCGCGCGCGCGGTCGCCGCTCCATTCGGGCCGTGTGGCCGCCTCGGAATAGGTCTGCGGCGAGACGTCGGCGCCGCCCTGCAGCACCAGGCCGTCCAGGTGGCGCGCATAGTGGCGCAAGGTGATATTGCTCGGGTGTAGCTGGCCACTGGTATTGACCGTCGGGATCATGAACACCAGCACGTCGCGCGACATGACCCATTGGGCGATCGACTCTTCCAGGTATTGCAGGTTCTTGCTGCGCAGGCCAGTGGCGCCCGGCTCCGGGTGGAAAATGCGTGCCGAGATGCCGATGCGCAGAGTGCGCCGCATGAAATCGCGGCTGGCCTTGTCGCGCATCGAGCGGTAGCGCGACGAGATCACCCGCCAAGCCAGCGCCAGCGGCGTGTCGTTATCCTTCAGGTAGCGGGGCGCCGCATCGCGCGCACGGTGCTCATCATCGGGTGCCCTGCCGACCCGGTCGGGTCGCGCCGGCGGCGCTGGATCGGGGGAAGGGGAATGCTGGGGATCTTTTTCGTCTGACATGGCAAGGCTGACTGAAAGCGGAGACGTTTTCAATATAAACCCCTGCCTCCCAAAGCACGATTCAATTTTGTAACAAAAGCACATGTGCGGCGCATCCACGCAACAATTCCGCGGCACAGCGCATACAGCCCGTTTACGCGGGCGGCCTCGCTTTTTAGAGAATCTTTACGCCCCCGCTGCTAATCTTGAACGTACCTCAACCACCGCTGCAAAGCCACCATGGAACCCCATTCACGCCTGCAAACGCATCAAGCACATCAAGCACTGCCCCACCGCCACCCCCGCCTGCCCACTTTCCTCATGCATATCACGGTCGACAAGTCCTGCTTGGCCGAGCTGCGCCAGCTGGTCGTCAAGACGTGCGGCGGCATGCTGTCGTTCATGCGCGTCGAGGCGGTCGACCACGCCGAACGCATGAAGGTATGGCTGTGCGTGACGGAGCCGGCCCTGCGCCTGACCATGGATGCCGTCATGCGCCTGCTGCCGGCGGCGGAATTTGGCCGCATCAGCCAGGGGAAATCGTCATGAACCAGTACTCCTGCGAGCAGGCGATGTCTTCATCGCGCATTACCGCGCATTTCCAGGGCATCTGGGTGCCGATGGTCACGCCATTCCGTGATGGCGATGGCGAAATCGACTTCGACGCCGCCCAGCAGCTGGCCAGCGAACTGGCCGCCAGTGGCATCGATGGCCTGGTGGTATGCGGCACCACGGGCGAAGCGGCCATGCTGAGCGCCACGGAGCAAACCATGCTGCTCGAAAGCGTACTCGAAGCCATCGGTCCCCGCTTCCCCGTCGTAATGGGCGTGGGTGGCAGCGATACGCGCGGCGTCGTCGCCACGGTGCAGCGCTATCACGACCATCCGCTGGCCGGTCTGCTGGTCTCGGCACCGTCATATGTACGCCCTTCGCAGGACGGCATCGTGCGCCACTTCCAGGCCATCGCCGCCGCCACCGACCAGTCCATCGTGCTGTACAACGTTCCTGCCCGCACGGGGGTCAATATCGAACCGCAGACGGCGGCGCTGCTGGCGTGCGACTCGCACTTCGTCGCCATCAAGGAAGCGGGTGGCAAGCTGCAACAACTGGGCGAACTGCTGCTCGACACGCGCCTGGACGTGCTGTGCGGCGACGATGCGCTGCTGCTGGCCAGCCTCTCCATGGGCGGCCATGGCGCCATGTCGGCCGCCGCCCAGATACGCCCCGACCTGTATGCGCAGCTGTACCACCTGGTCAAGCAGGGCCGCCACGGCGCCGCCGGCGCCCTGTTCAAGGTCATGCTGCCCGTCATCCGCCTGCTGTTTGCCGAACCCAATCCTGGCCCAGTGAAGGCGGCGTTGGCCATGCAGGGCAAGGTACGCGACGAGCTGCGACTGCCGATGACGCCGATGTCTTCGGCCGGCAAGCACAAGCTGGCCGAAGCACTCGAACCACTGATGGCACTGCCCGTATGGACAGCCGGCGACAGGGACGCGCCACGCGAAGGCTGTTTGCTGCAACTGATCTCCGCCGCCAACCTGATGCCAGCCGTGCGCCAAGATGATCATCGCCATCACGGATGAGCGCGGGGGGATGGAGAAATCCATCCTGGCCGGGCGGCTGGCCGCCTCGCGCGCGCTGGCCGGACGCAAGGTATTGCTGCTCGATGCCGATCCACGCCAGGGAGCCATGGAGCAGGCCAGGAATATGCACGACGGGGCCAAGCACGGCAGCATGACGCGGCCAAGCCTGATGGCGCGTGCCATCAGCGCCAAGGGCCTGCAGCCGGAGCTGGAACACCTGGTGAACTGCTACCATGACATCGTCATTGACAGCGAAGGCCGCGACTCCATGGGCAGCCGCTCGGCCCTGATCGCCGCGCGCGTGCTGGTGGTGCCGCTGGACGGTGTCGTGGACGGCGCCGCGCAGGCTTGCCTGGCGCGCCGCATCGCGCACGCGCGCAGCGTCAATCCTGACCTGCGCGTCCTGCTGGCGACGGACACGCAAGCGGCCCCCGCCCATGCCCTGGCCGCACAGATTCCCGCCTCCCGCGTGGTCAGCCTGGGACAGCTGTATTGCGCCGTCTTTAACCTGCCAGCCTAGCTCGGCATGCAAAAAAAAAGGCGGCGCATGCGCCGCCTCTCCTTTTATCTCCGTCAATTAAAACGTTTTGCTGACCGTCAGTTGCAGCGCTGTCTTGCCCATGAATTTGCCATTCACCGGCGACGCATAGGCCGACTTGCCCGCGTTCGTACCGATCACGGCCAGCGCGCCTGTCACGATGCCGAAATCGCGAGTGACGCCCACTTTCCAGTCCGTGTAGCTCGACGCATCATTGTTTTTGACCTTCTGGTGGCCAGCGTGCAGGGTGCCGGTCCAGCCGTTCGTCAGGTCGATATTCGCGCCAATGTCCAGGTAGCCGCTGTTCTTGCTGTTGACGATACCGAACAGGTTGGAGACGGCGTGCGAATACTTGATATAGGCGGGACCATACGACAGCTGGCCGTAGACTTCCTGCGTATCCGCGTCGGCCAGGCCAGCGATACCCTTCAAGCCATTGTCCGCATACACATACGCGAGCACGCCCACGTCATAGCCGATATCGGCCGTCAACTGGCCGCGCTTGCCCGCATACAGATCCACTTCCACGTCGCCACTGCCGCCCGCATCCTTGGTCCACTTGATGGTGGAGGCCCAGGCGCCCGCATACAGGCCGGTGGGGTTGTTGACGTAGTCGACGCCGCCCTGCAGCGCGGGTTTCAAGCGCGTCTGCGAAATGCCGCGATAACGGTAGTCGGACACGCCGGCCACGTTGAAGCTGACTTCATTATCGGGCTTGGCCTCTTCCGCATGGGCCAGGCTGCCCGTAAAGGCGGTGGCGACGGCAAGTGCAAGTAGCATTTTATTCATGGTTTTTTCTTCTTCATGGGTGGTATGGGCCTTTGCCAACATGGCGCAGCTGGCCCGCCGCTGCAAAACAATGGGTAAAGCGTCCCCCCGGCGCGCGCGGCGCCCGTTTTCCAACAGGGGATTAACAGTTGTTAGAGCGGCAGCAGCAAGCGGTAGCCGACAGCCGTTTCCGTCAGCAGGTACTGCGGCTGGGCCGGGTCGGCTTCCAGCTTCTGGCGCAGATGCCCCATGTAGATACGCAGGTAGTGACCGTTTTCGCTATTCGATGGCCCCCACACTTCGCGCAGCAGTTGCGGATTGGTGACCACCCTGCCCGCGTTCTTCACGAGTACCGACAGCAAGCGGAATTCCGTTGGCGTCATGTGCACCAGCTGCTTGTTGCGCGTCACCAGCCGGTCCTTCAAGTCGACCCGCACGTCGCCGAACTGCACCACGCCATCGTCGCTGGCGGCAGGCTGGCGCTGACGGCGCAAGGTGGCGCGCACGCGGGCCAGCAGCTCGCCAACGCCGAACGGCTTGGTCAGGTAATCGTCGGCGCCCGCGTCCAGCGCGCGTATCTTGTCCTCTTCGTCGACCCGCGCCGAAAGCACGATGATGGGCACGGCCGACCATTTGCGGATGTCAGCGATGAAGTCGATGCCGTCGCCGTCGGGCAGGCCCAGGTCCAGCACGATCATGTCGGGCCGGCGAGTGCCGGCATCGATCAGACCCCGCTGCATGGTGGCGGACTCGAAAATCTGCCAGCCCTCGTCCTCCAGCGCGGCACGCACGAAGCGGCGGATTTGCGGCTCATCCTCAACCAGCAAGGCGGTGGCGGAAGGTTCGTTCATGATGGTTTTCCTGTTTCATAGTCGTTGGCGTCATCGAGTTCTATCTCTGGCGGCGCAGGGGGCGTGCCCAGCGGCAGGCTGAACACGATGGCAGCGCCCTGTCCCGGCGCGTGCGGCTGCGCGTGGATGGTGCCACCGTGGGCTTCGACGATGGCGCGGCAGATGGCCAGCCCCAGTCCGACGCCCGGCTTGTTCGATTCGCGCTCGCCGCGCGTGAATTTTTCAAAGATGGCTTCTTCGCGGCCAGGCGGCAGGCCCGGGCCATCGTCAAACACCCTCACCTGCAGGAACTGGCCGTGCACCCCGGCCGCGACCGTGATGGTGCTGCCGGGCGGCGTGTACTTGGCCGCGTTTTCCAGCAGGTTGCACAGCACGCGCTCGATCAGCACGGCGTCGTAGCGCACCAGCGGCAAATCCGGCGCCAGCTGCGTCTGCACGGCATGTTGCAGCAATTGCGGGCCGCTGGCGCGCAGCGCGCTGCCCACCACTTCTTCCAGCGCCTGCCATTGCAGGTTCAGGCGCACCTGTCCGCTTTCGATGCGCGCCATGTCCAGCAAGTTCGCCACCAGGGCGCTCATGCGCACGGTTTCGGACTGCAGCGAGCGCGCCATGTCCAGCTGCGCAGGTGACAACGCCGGCCTGGACAGGGCCAACGATTCGGCCAGCCCCACCAGCGACGTCAATGGCGTGCGCAAGTCGTGCGACAGTGCCGCCAGCAGAGAGTTGCGCAGGCGCTCGGACTCCATCTGCAGCAGCGCACCCTGGGCCACGTCGATGTAATGCACGCGCTCGAGGGCGATGGCCGCCAGGGCGGCAAAGGTATCGAGGTGCTGGCGCTGCTCCGGTACCAGCAGCCAGCGCCCGTGCTGGGCAGCCTCCAGCGGCAACAGCGCCAGCACGCCCCGCGTGCGCATCGGCGCGATCAGCGGCAGGTAGAAAATGGGGGAAGCAGGCAAGGTATCGGTACCCGTGCCAGCTGCCTGCGCATGGTCGAAGGCCCACTGCGCGATGCCCATGTCCAGCGCCTCGCTTCCGTTCGGGGTCTGCAGGCTGCCCTCGTCATCAGGCAGGAGCAAGGAGGCGCGTGCGCGGAAAGCCCGCTCGATGGCGCTTTTCGTGATATCGAAAATCTGCTCCGTCTGCAGCACGCCGGACAATTCCCGCGAAAACTCGTACAGGGCGCGGGCGCGCGCTTCGCGGTGCGATGCAACGCGTGCCTGGAAGCGCAGGCCGGCCGTCAGGTGGCCTGTGATCAGGCCCACGGCCAGCATCACCCCAAAGGTGATCACATACTGAAAATCGCCCACGGCAAACGAGAAGCGGGGCGGCACGAAAATGAAATCGAAGCAGGCCACGCCCACCAGGCTGGCCAGCGCCGCCGGCCCGCGCCCCAGGCGCACGGCCACCAGCACCACCGTCAGCAGCGACAGCATGGCGATATTGGCCAGGTCCAGGTAGGGTTGCAGGGGGACCGAGGCCAGGGCCGTGCCCAGGCTGGCGCCGGCGGCCAGTATGTAGCGCCAATGGCGCGATGGCCTGCGCGTCGCCTCCGCATCCTCGCCCGGCGCGCGCCGGGGCGCCGCATCCGCTGGCGGCAAGCCTACTTCGATCAAATCGATATCGGGTGCCAAAGTGGCCATGCGCACGGCGGGCGGCGCATGCCACAAGCGCGCCAGCGCACCGGCGCGGCCACGGCCTACGATGACTTTCGATATATTCGCGCTGCGCGCATACTCGACCACGGCGCCGGCGATGTCGGCGGACGGCACAATGGCCGTGCGTGCGCCCAGGTCCTGCGCCAGTTTCAGCGTTTTCAGGATGCGTTCGCGTTCGCGCGCCGGCAGACGCTGCAGGCGCGGCGTTTCCACGTACAGCGCGTGCCATTCGGCATTCAGCTGGCTGGCCAGGCGCGCCGTGCTGCGGATAACGTGTTCGCCACCCGCGTGCGGCCCCACGCAGGCGAGCAGCGCGGCGCCCGTCTTCCAAACGGAATTGATGGATTTCTCGACGCGGTAAGCCTGCACGTCGTCCTGCACCCGGTCCGCCGTGCGGCGCAAGGCCAGTTCGCGCAGGGCGATCAGGTTACCCTTGCGGAAAAAATGCTGGGATGCCCGCTCGGCCTGCTGCGGCTGGTATACCTTGCCCTGCTTCAGGCGGCGCAGCAATTCATCAGCCGGAATATCGACCAGCACCACTTCATCGGCGCGGTCGAACACTGTGTCAGGCAGGGTTTCTGCCACGCGCACGCCCGTGATCCCGCCCACCACATCGTTGAGGCTTTCCAGGTGCTGCACATTCACGGTCGACAGCACGTCGATGCCGGCCGCAAGCAA is from Janthinobacterium sp. 61 and encodes:
- a CDS encoding FecR family protein, giving the protein MHATLLRACVQANAPRRHAVKTLALLLTCGASLYAFERRSPWRDWTADYRTGVNQHRVVTLDDGTQLTLNTSSAVNVDYSGAQRRIELLAGEIFIATGKDAVQRPFFVDTRHGSLQALGTRFTVRLHQQYASAGVLEGAVAVLAGDGAQRLVLHPGEGAHFDGTSCHRQALAPYGGAWLNGMLVARDMRLADFLAELSRYSDHPLGCTPAVANLRVSGSYPLADVGAILDAVSASLQLRRNTVTRFWGNQVVRIELAAH
- a CDS encoding TonB-dependent receptor produces the protein MYHASRSLLTRTVLACALSQIGMALALPAPALAQSQQVRVYGIPAGPLGDVLTRFGSDSAILLSFSSEATQGLRSAGLQGSYDVQDGFRVLLAGSGLQAVPQSNGGYLLQKIPASASAPTADSRGVTVMSGVTVVAAAERSAATSGTGNYTGGPASGATGLALTQRETPQSLTIVTRQQMEDQNSNAVSDVMKNVNGVSVQNYDSDRWSFQARGFSVTNFQYDGVSAIYDGVYDWGTTNSDMAIYDRIEVLKGATGLMSGSGDPSATVNMVRKRPTAHFEGSATLGAGSWDNYRGEADISGPLNDSRTLRGRLVGAYQDKHSYLDRYTQQKSVAYGIIEADLTPVTLLTAGFTHQDYKPRGSTWTGFPLLLSDGSRTDFPTAWNPATDWSRRDMQNTTLFTSLEHSFANEWKMKLSANQLRSKHDSVLGSASGGNPRPDTGEGSYFFMGKYKGDRRQSTVNVDASGPFTLFGRQHEAMIGYSTSTAKQDGPVYESIYPPLDGSYFHWRGQYAEPAFKRLGNDNDRTRQSGLYGAARLHPVDALSVIVGARVSNYKQEQDRTFFDAGTARITSRIEENNVITPYAGVVYDLDKTYSVFGSYTSIFAPQSNRDINRRFLSPVRGKGFEAGVKAEYLDGKVNASASLFQIRQSNVASSVGEVNGEEAYKAIDGVTSRGVEMEVTGEVAKDVKLSAGYTYTHVRDADGKDVFSTMLQTTQPAHLLRVQGTWRLPASLDKLTVGGGINWQSSYYGNIWNPAIEDYSRIKQGSYALVNLMARYEISKNVTASVNVNNLLDKKYFTGLGLFQTGFYGEPRNVMFTVRTKF
- a CDS encoding alginate lyase family protein yields the protein MSAHFRRRRTLLGGLLALPLAGLRAAPHPRDSAPPFALMSAARTRTLKARVAPAVAEQVLKAARKDAARPVHLMAEVRTGGLLKGEGGRETSQQAQEDWRQARLQALAWRLSGEMAHFEAARQLLLTWSGSYQPSFSPVDETELASLLMGFDLVQERLSGVEREQVHVFCRTLAQGYLSDPIKVGGPSTARNNWHSHRIKIGTAAAYVTGEALLIARAKERFLAHVPRNIGAGGVPFDFEQRDALHYTTYSLEPLLTTALMAQAHGDDWYDAPEARRLAEALAWLAPYAQGRKTHEEFAKSAVPFDRKRVAAGEKGFTGNWEPKGAANVYLLAARFDPAYLPLALELRPPAWALALYGA
- a CDS encoding gamma-glutamyl-gamma-aminobutyrate hydrolase family protein, with the translated sequence MSDEKDPQHSPSPDPAPPARPDRVGRAPDDEHRARDAAPRYLKDNDTPLALAWRVISSRYRSMRDKASRDFMRRTLRIGISARIFHPEPGATGLRSKNLQYLEESIAQWVMSRDVLVFMIPTVNTSGQLHPSNITLRHYARHLDGLVLQGGADVSPQTYSEAATRPEWSGDRARDLYELELLHEFVDAGKPVLGICRGCQLINVGFGGTLYQDIASDVDGATSHVNDLYDRHRHTIVFPKGSSLAGLFPKTGEALVNSIHHQSVKDLGRDITVEAYSQGDNIVEAIRYQRARFVMGLQWHPEFHSAGGVELLDCTPILDNFLRAARETRF
- the dapA gene encoding 4-hydroxy-tetrahydrodipicolinate synthase; protein product: MNQYSCEQAMSSSRITAHFQGIWVPMVTPFRDGDGEIDFDAAQQLASELAASGIDGLVVCGTTGEAAMLSATEQTMLLESVLEAIGPRFPVVMGVGGSDTRGVVATVQRYHDHPLAGLLVSAPSYVRPSQDGIVRHFQAIAAATDQSIVLYNVPARTGVNIEPQTAALLACDSHFVAIKEAGGKLQQLGELLLDTRLDVLCGDDALLLASLSMGGHGAMSAAAQIRPDLYAQLYHLVKQGRHGAAGALFKVMLPVIRLLFAEPNPGPVKAALAMQGKVRDELRLPMTPMSSAGKHKLAEALEPLMALPVWTAGDRDAPREGCLLQLISAANLMPAVRQDDHRHHG
- a CDS encoding ParA family protein, with protein sequence MIIAITDERGGMEKSILAGRLAASRALAGRKVLLLDADPRQGAMEQARNMHDGAKHGSMTRPSLMARAISAKGLQPELEHLVNCYHDIVIDSEGRDSMGSRSALIAARVLVVPLDGVVDGAAQACLARRIAHARSVNPDLRVLLATDTQAAPAHALAAQIPASRVVSLGQLYCAVFNLPA
- a CDS encoding TorF family putative porin — protein: MNKMLLALAVATAFTGSLAHAEEAKPDNEVSFNVAGVSDYRYRGISQTRLKPALQGGVDYVNNPTGLYAGAWASTIKWTKDAGGSGDVEVDLYAGKRGQLTADIGYDVGVLAYVYADNGLKGIAGLADADTQEVYGQLSYGPAYIKYSHAVSNLFGIVNSKNSGYLDIGANIDLTNGWTGTLHAGHQKVKNNDASSYTDWKVGVTRDFGIVTGALAVIGTNAGKSAYASPVNGKFMGKTALQLTVSKTF
- the kdpE gene encoding two-component system response regulator KdpE produces the protein MNEPSATALLVEDEPQIRRFVRAALEDEGWQIFESATMQRGLIDAGTRRPDMIVLDLGLPDGDGIDFIADIRKWSAVPIIVLSARVDEEDKIRALDAGADDYLTKPFGVGELLARVRATLRRQRQPAASDDGVVQFGDVRVDLKDRLVTRNKQLVHMTPTEFRLLSVLVKNAGRVVTNPQLLREVWGPSNSENGHYLRIYMGHLRQKLEADPAQPQYLLTETAVGYRLLLPL